The following are from one region of the Natronosporangium hydrolyticum genome:
- a CDS encoding ISAs1 family transposase → MPALPSSLICSLSQQPPATVSQTAVGLPAALGYLPDPRARRGVRHRLTVVVSAAVCAVVAGCRSYVAIAEWVADAPAATVAALGMDPDRRPSEAMIRRLLQSLDPNLLTAAVSGWLANRLATAAPPTRRAVAVDGKTLRGSRSRDAPARHVMAALDQATGVALASTDVNGKTNEITRFQPLLDQISDLRETIVTLDALHCQRDHVAYLAERGAHWILTVKANQPSLHTQLAALPWRAVPQATRDEGRGHGRREIRTLKALTVQTPGGLGFPHAAQALQIRRRRRRLDQPKRFTTETVYAITSLNVHQARPAQLAAWIRGHWSIENKLHWVRDVTYDEDRSQIRTRTGPQVMAALRNAAIGILRITGVTNIAAANRHHARDSTRPLALLGIT, encoded by the coding sequence ATGCCCGCACTCCCATCATCACTGATCTGTTCGCTGTCTCAGCAACCGCCTGCCACCGTCTCGCAGACCGCGGTCGGGTTGCCCGCCGCGTTGGGCTATCTGCCCGACCCTCGCGCCCGTCGCGGTGTGCGGCACCGGCTGACGGTGGTGGTCAGCGCGGCGGTCTGCGCCGTGGTGGCCGGCTGCCGCTCCTATGTGGCGATCGCCGAGTGGGTCGCCGACGCGCCAGCGGCCACGGTGGCGGCGTTGGGCATGGACCCTGATCGGCGCCCGTCGGAGGCGATGATCCGCCGGCTACTGCAATCGTTGGACCCGAACCTGCTAACGGCCGCGGTCAGCGGCTGGCTGGCCAACCGGCTCGCCACGGCAGCGCCGCCGACCAGGCGGGCGGTCGCGGTCGACGGCAAAACCTTACGAGGCTCCCGCAGCCGCGATGCTCCTGCCCGGCACGTGATGGCCGCGCTCGACCAGGCCACCGGCGTCGCACTGGCCAGCACCGACGTCAACGGCAAGACCAACGAAATCACCCGGTTCCAGCCTCTGCTGGACCAGATCAGTGACCTGCGCGAGACCATCGTGACCCTCGATGCCCTGCACTGCCAACGTGACCACGTCGCCTACCTCGCCGAACGTGGCGCGCACTGGATCCTCACCGTCAAGGCCAACCAGCCCAGCCTGCACACCCAGCTGGCTGCCCTACCGTGGCGAGCCGTTCCACAGGCCACCCGCGACGAGGGCCGTGGCCACGGCCGCCGCGAGATCCGCACCCTCAAGGCCCTCACCGTACAAACCCCTGGCGGGCTGGGGTTCCCGCACGCCGCCCAGGCGTTGCAGATCCGCCGCCGCAGACGCCGCCTCGACCAGCCGAAACGGTTCACCACCGAGACCGTCTACGCGATCACCAGCCTGAACGTGCACCAGGCCAGACCGGCCCAGTTGGCCGCCTGGATACGCGGCCACTGGTCGATCGAGAACAAACTGCACTGGGTACGCGATGTCACCTACGACGAGGACCGATCCCAGATCCGCACCCGAACCGGACCACAGGTCATGGCCGCCCTACGAAACGCCGCCATCGGCATCCTGCGCATCACCGGCGTCACCAACATTGCCGCCGCCAACCGCCACCACGCCCGCGACAGCACCCGCCCACTTGCGCTACTCGGCATCACCTAA
- a CDS encoding GTP pyrophosphokinase, whose product MGFIEDFVDRYTKEYDFYAQAARLGAQELESALHAAGIRCIVTSRAKSIPRLREKCRQRERQNGGYASVAHIVEDIVDLAGVRVALYFPAEREQVHSAIHKLFHVHLKKEFPELGKLRPDKRFTGYSAAHYRVQLREQELGDSEKRYATARIEIQVASVLMHAWAEVEHDLAYKPLTEYLSDAESAILDQLNGLVIAGEIALEQLQKAGEGRVATSGRIFANHFELAAHLIGRMEAKTQEPISEAGLGRVDFLFDFITDLGLNTPEHLAPHLDSLHGNVELRPLAEQIVDVLLAEDAARYRVYNSLHIDRVAVESGTAEEESAALGIFMARWIELEKLIRELAVAKGAERPLLQAGRQLKDLGVIPPELIVEFDQLRRLRNQVIHAVERPGADYLVQVSRRVDTIIGEIQRRISESDDKE is encoded by the coding sequence GTGGGATTTATCGAGGATTTCGTTGATCGATACACCAAGGAATACGACTTCTATGCCCAGGCAGCGCGTCTCGGAGCTCAGGAGCTTGAATCAGCATTACATGCGGCCGGCATCCGTTGCATCGTGACCTCACGAGCGAAATCAATCCCGCGCCTGCGAGAGAAGTGTCGACAACGAGAACGGCAGAACGGGGGCTACGCGTCCGTCGCCCACATTGTTGAGGACATCGTCGATCTAGCAGGGGTGCGGGTAGCCCTCTACTTCCCTGCAGAGCGAGAGCAGGTTCACTCGGCGATTCACAAGCTGTTCCATGTCCACCTGAAGAAGGAATTCCCGGAGCTTGGAAAGCTACGACCCGATAAGCGCTTCACCGGCTACTCGGCTGCCCATTATCGTGTGCAGCTTAGGGAGCAAGAACTAGGCGACTCGGAGAAGCGATACGCGACAGCTAGGATCGAGATCCAAGTTGCGTCCGTTCTGATGCATGCTTGGGCAGAGGTCGAACACGATCTAGCCTATAAGCCACTAACAGAATACCTATCCGATGCGGAAAGCGCCATTTTGGACCAACTCAACGGCTTAGTTATTGCTGGCGAGATCGCACTTGAGCAACTCCAGAAGGCTGGCGAGGGTAGGGTCGCAACCAGTGGGAGGATCTTCGCCAATCATTTTGAACTGGCCGCCCACCTAATAGGCCGCATGGAGGCAAAGACTCAGGAGCCGATCAGCGAGGCAGGGCTAGGGCGAGTCGACTTTCTCTTCGATTTCATAACCGATCTTGGCCTCAACACTCCGGAGCACCTTGCCCCCCACTTGGACTCATTGCACGGAAACGTTGAGTTGCGCCCTCTGGCGGAGCAAATAGTTGACGTCCTGCTAGCGGAAGATGCTGCCCGATATCGAGTGTACAATTCACTTCACATCGACCGGGTTGCGGTCGAATCTGGAACGGCCGAAGAAGAATCCGCCGCTTTGGGGATCTTCATGGCTCGCTGGATTGAGCTCGAGAAGTTGATTAGAGAGCTGGCAGTTGCGAAGGGGGCCGAGCGGCCGCTCCTTCAAGCCGGCCGACAGCTAAAAGACCTTGGCGTAATTCCTCCTGAGCTCATAGTGGAGTTTGACCAACTGCGACGGCTGAGGAACCAAGTAATCCACGCAGTGGAGCGACCCGGCGCCGACTACCTGGTCCAGGTTTCGCGACGTGTCGACACCATCATTGGTGAAATCCAGCGTAGGATCTCAGAATCCGACGACAAGGAGTGA
- a CDS encoding glycosyltransferase family 2 protein, with product MRRRPLVSVVVCTYARPEPLRAALASICVQGVDGVEAVVVNDGGPDVAGVVAEFGDRLPVRLITLPTNKGLTAARRSGIGAARGRFVAFLDDDDLWLPDHLSVALDGLDSGLDLVYTTCLVADRVHHLGSEEPVSARYRFDYPFDAALFDVTNMIPVTSVVARRFDPAMLHRHDGVQDDWAMWLDLVRGAGWRLLHLPAATTVYHRIPQAASMTGQAASTLAGLRRFAAGHRRIHQRWPVPNGSRAGQARRLPFWMYRLVEQRHSAGHGVSHYYYERCLPLVAAAVTGRMTINAAVDAMDVAVAPDAVEEREQAAWRVLA from the coding sequence ATGAGGCGGCGTCCGCTGGTCAGCGTGGTGGTGTGCACCTACGCGCGTCCCGAGCCGCTACGCGCGGCGCTGGCGAGCATCTGCGTACAGGGCGTGGACGGGGTGGAGGCGGTGGTCGTCAACGATGGCGGGCCGGACGTTGCCGGTGTGGTGGCTGAGTTCGGCGACCGGCTCCCGGTGCGGCTAATCACCCTGCCTACGAACAAGGGCCTGACGGCGGCTCGCCGCAGCGGCATAGGTGCTGCTCGTGGCCGGTTCGTCGCGTTCCTTGACGACGATGACCTGTGGCTCCCCGATCATCTCTCCGTGGCCTTGGACGGTCTCGACAGCGGGTTGGACCTGGTGTACACGACCTGCCTAGTCGCCGACCGCGTGCATCACCTCGGCTCCGAAGAACCCGTTTCGGCACGGTACCGGTTCGACTACCCGTTCGACGCCGCACTGTTCGACGTGACGAACATGATCCCGGTGACCTCAGTCGTCGCGCGCAGGTTCGACCCCGCGATGCTTCATCGGCATGACGGGGTGCAGGACGACTGGGCGATGTGGCTCGACCTGGTACGCGGTGCCGGGTGGCGTCTCCTTCACCTGCCGGCGGCCACGACGGTGTATCACCGCATCCCGCAGGCGGCGTCGATGACCGGGCAAGCAGCGAGCACCCTGGCCGGGTTGCGGCGGTTCGCCGCCGGGCATCGGCGGATACATCAGCGGTGGCCGGTGCCAAACGGTAGCCGGGCCGGACAGGCACGCCGGTTGCCGTTCTGGATGTATCGGCTGGTGGAGCAGCGTCACAGCGCCGGGCATGGGGTGTCCCACTACTACTATGAGCGGTGCCTGCCGCTGGTCGCCGCAGCCGTGACCGGGCGGATGACCATTAACGCGGCGGTCGACGCGATGGACGTGGCCGTCGCACCTGATGCGGTCGAGGAGAGGGAGCAGGCGGCATGGCGAGTGCTGGCGTGA
- a CDS encoding phosphotransferase, producing the protein MTVLTEAAGSLRMAHGDLLPTNVLHQPPAPKTRPTVTGLLDFEFTGLFLPCFDLALMWVLLGNIPDARHRITEVVGTDRAAVAGFWVNVAMVTTRELRTHGELEPGHPLRARLAMLTATWEQARARLHATAEAP; encoded by the coding sequence TTGACGGTCTTGACCGAGGCGGCAGGGTCGCTGCGGATGGCTCACGGAGACCTGCTGCCGACCAACGTGCTGCACCAGCCACCGGCCCCTAAAACGCGGCCGACGGTGACCGGGCTGCTGGACTTCGAGTTCACCGGCCTGTTCCTGCCCTGCTTCGACCTGGCGCTGATGTGGGTGCTGCTCGGCAACATCCCCGACGCACGGCACCGGATCACCGAAGTGGTCGGCACCGATCGCGCCGCCGTGGCCGGGTTCTGGGTCAACGTGGCGATGGTGACCACCCGTGAGCTACGCACCCACGGCGAACTCGAACCTGGCCATCCGCTGCGCGCCCGACTGGCCATGCTCACGGCCACCTGGGAGCAGGCGCGGGCGCGGCTGCACGCGACAGCCGAAGCCCCGTGA
- a CDS encoding NUDIX domain-containing protein — MIERVRGVLITPTNELVTIRRQRPDTPTYWVLPGGHVESTDDTLEQALHREIREELGGTASLHSLIHVLDGDEDRQHIYLGSIHDWSLADRSGPEFADHGRGSYDLHLVPFTTAGLASIDLKPDAVARLLAQTIRDTIDPFDLPDLRTSL, encoded by the coding sequence ATGATCGAACGCGTCCGCGGGGTTCTCATAACCCCCACCAACGAACTCGTCACCATTCGCCGCCAACGCCCCGACACCCCCACATACTGGGTTCTTCCCGGGGGACACGTGGAATCCACCGACGACACTCTCGAACAGGCCCTTCACCGCGAGATACGCGAAGAACTGGGCGGCACCGCCAGTCTCCACAGCCTCATTCACGTGCTGGACGGAGACGAAGACCGACAGCACATCTACCTCGGCAGCATCCACGACTGGTCTCTCGCTGACCGCAGCGGGCCAGAGTTTGCCGACCACGGACGGGGCAGCTACGACCTCCACCTTGTCCCGTTCACCACCGCCGGACTCGCTTCGATCGACCTCAAACCCGACGCGGTCGCCCGCCTACTTGCCCAGACCATCAGGGACACGATCGACCCCTTCGACCTCCCCGACCTACGAACTTCACTATAG